From Centropristis striata isolate RG_2023a ecotype Rhode Island chromosome 16, C.striata_1.0, whole genome shotgun sequence, a single genomic window includes:
- the wdr43 gene encoding WD repeat-containing protein 43, with translation MAADTGSSALQLPCVFSPKSRQYLALCAQDGRLRIWNTDSKTVHQEYVPSAHLSATCICIAWGPCRTVKEGPQRKKRKSEAGQVEEKADLLAMGTAAGTVLIYSTAKGALHCTLDGGHSGGVNCVQWHPEDSLLYSGSDDTNIIEWDLQTGKARSKWKADRAAVTSLCVSPDGKLLLSAGQIIKMWDLDTKEVYRKFTGHSTAVTTLCFATTRPPDSNGLYFLSGAAHDRLLSVWQVREDGKDKNSVVSFTLTDEPRHVDLVTSNSKEEAVRLAVVCKDGQLHLFEHFLNGPCKKPLSPSCTVQMTDTKDSPVPIPMLAAALGTDARTLLLAYGNHLQPVMEKVEIDTAERHVCLTRDVHTSLSLSMETTVSKVKTPIVNAKSRVLVPGLPGHQAPVKGTSQGSEKRKKDTDTKEMSIAERLGEIDLSTVSQKGAPKGTASLQTDNFAVLLVQGLESNDPNILNNVLQTRKDMVIKKTVARLPLPAVLPLVEELTKRLQGHPYAAVLMVRWLKAVLMQHTSYLASLPDLVTQLGVLYHMIESRVKMFHKLTKLHGKLYLLMTQVATSDSSNRVTDVDHTAKLVYEEESSDEEEASGDEGLPDDGDDSDNWEEEEEATEEKMEEDKKDEADEEEDDPDRTDSKANGEEDMEHENESEEE, from the exons ATGGCGGCCGATACTGGCAGCTCTGCGCTGCAGCTACCCTGCGTTTTTTCACCAAAATCACGACAGTACTTAGCATTGTGTGCCCAGGATGGCAGACTTCGCATTTGGAACACAGATAGTAAAACAGTTCACCAAGAATACGTGCCTTCAGCCCATTTGAGCGCCACTTGTATCTGCATAGCTTGGGGACCATGCCGGACAGTCAAG GAGGGGCctcagaggaagaagaggaaatcAGAGGCAGGGCAGGTGGAGGAGAAGGCAGACCTGTTGGCGATGGGCACAGCAGCGGGTACTGTGCTTATCTACAGTACAGCAAAGGGAGCACTGCACTGTACTCTG GATGGAGGCCACAGTGGAGGAGTGAATTGTGTCCAGTGGCACCCTGAAGACAGTTTATTATACAGCGGCTCAGATGACACAAACATCATAGAGTGGGACCTGCAGACGGGCAAGGCGCGAAG TAAGTGGAAGGCGGACCGTGCAGCAGTGACCAGCTTGTGTGTGAGTCCTGATGGCAAACTGCTGCTCTCAGCTGGTCAGATTATCAAGATGTGGGACTTGGACACCAAGGAGGTTTACAGG AAGTTCACAGGCCACTCCACAGCTGTGACGACCCTGTGCTTTGCCACCACGCGGCCTCCTGACAGCAACggtctttatttcctgtccggTGCTGCACACGATCGGCTGCTCAGTGTTTG GCAAGTACGGGAAGATGGAAAGGACAAGAACTCAGTGGTGTCCTTCACACTGACGGACGAGCCACGACACGTAGACCTCGTCACGTCCAACAGCAAGGAAGAG GCGGTGAGGTTGGCAGTGGTGTGTAAGGACGGGCAGCTGCATCTCTTTGAGCACTTTTTAAATGG GCCCTGTAAGAAGCCGTTGTCACCCTCGTGTACGGTGCAGATGACGGACACAAAGGACTCCCCGGTGCCAATCCCAATGCTGGCCGCTGCCCTGGGAACTGATGCACGGACTCTGCTGCTGGCCTACGGGAACCACCTCCAGCCAGTCATGGAGAAAGTG GAGATAGACACAGCAGAGAGACACGTCTGTTTGACTCGGGATGTTCACACCAGCTTGTCCCTTTCAATGGAGACCACAGTTTCCAAG GTGAAAACCCCGATTGTCAATGCCAAGAGCAGAGTGTTGGTCCCAGGGCTTCCTGGTCACCAAGCCCCAGTGAAGGGAACCTCACAGGGAtcagagaagaggaaaaaagacaCCGACACCAAAGAG ATGTCAATAGCAGAGCGACTTGGTGAAATCGACCTGTCCACAGTCTCCCAGAAGGGTGCTCCCAAGGGGACGGCCTCTTTACAGACGGACAACTTTGCGGTGCTGTTGGTACAGGGACTGGAGAGCAACGACCCCAACATCCTAAAC AATGTCCTCCAGACTCGTAAAGACATGGTGATAAAGAAAACAGTTGCTCGGCTACCCCTCCCTGCTGTTTTACCTTTGGTGGAAGAG CTCACAAAGAGGCTCCAAGGTCACCCTTATGC GGCGGTTTTAATGGTACGGTGGCTCAAGGCTGTGCTCATGCAACACACATCATACCTGGCATCG CTGCCAGACCTGGTTACCCAACTGGGAGTGCTTTATCACATGATTGAGAGCAGAGTCAAGATGTTCCACAAGCTAACGAAGCTGCATGGGAAACTCTATCTCCTAATGACACAG gtggcgacAAGTGACAGCAGCAACAGGGTGACAGATGTTGACCACACAGCTAAGCTGGTGTATGAAGAAG AATCATCTGATGAAGAGGAGGCTTCTGGTGACGAAGGTCTTCCTGACGACGGCGACGACTCTGAT aactgggaggaggaggaggaggcgacagaggagaaaatggaagaagacaAGAAGGATGAAGCAGACGAGGAAGAGGACGACCCAGACAGAACAGATTCCAAAGCCAACGGAGAGGAAGACATGGAGCATGAAAACGAGAGCGAAGAGGAGTGA
- the trmt61b gene encoding tRNA (adenine(58)-N(1))-methyltransferase, mitochondrial isoform X1 yields the protein MAAQMPFSGLLFMHKLVRISTFSQRHLSRHILHESRRVTRAFSTASVNCNENKGDISDSSVPSTKLTSRQELLSRRRRPLSPLERISSLLPQDALSDEVMQLREQTEQEDTNTQVVSDTQEEGGHAEVPKEDDQETQHASDAAMETKTPDTQLNSAEKSLSPTPPGERLLEFGELLVAEYHKKGRVEFRKMFKLQPGTRLMSSWGIIMHKDIAGLPAGSFLKTSKGDFIFIRRSSLEDYVLFMKRGPAITYPKDAATMLMMMDITEGDYVLESGSGSGAMSLFLSRAVGSKGSVLSVEVREDHHKIAMFNYKRWRKAWSLRRGDEWPDNVHFHNTDLRTESSLLTARGFNAVALDMVNPHLVLPTVFPHLHNGAVCAVYIAKCYHTGYGTAGRHSMVGAPFAV from the exons ATGGCTGCGCAGATGCCCTTTTCTGGACTCCTGTTTATGCACAAACTGGTAAGAATTAGCACATTCAGTCAAAGACACCTCAGTAGGCACATACTCCATGAATCTAGGAGGGTGACAAGAGCTTTTTCAACTGCTTCTGTGAACTGTAACGAGAATAAGGGAGACATCTCGGACTCATCAGTCCCAAGCACCAAGCTGACCTCCAGGCAAGAACTGCTGTCTAGAAGGAGGCGACCCCTGTCCCCCCTGGAGAGGATCAGCAGCCTGCTGCCCCAGGATGCCCTGAGTGACGAGGTGATGCAGCTGAGGGAGCAGACCGAgcaagaagacacaaacaccCAGGTAGTATCAGACACACAAGAGGAAGGAGGACATGCAGAAGTCCCAAAAGAGGACGATCAAGAGACCCAGCATGCATCAGATGCAGCAATGGAGACAAAAACTCCAGACACTCAGTTAAACTCAGCTGAAAAAAGTTTATCCCCCACTCCTCCTGGGGAGCGTTTGCTTGAGTTCGGGGAGCTGCTTGTCGCTGAGTATCATAAGAAGGGCCGGGTGGAGTTCAGGAAGATGTTTAAGCTTCAGCCAGGGACTCGTCTTATGAGCAGCTGGGGGATTATTATGCACAAGGATATAGCCGGGCTGCCTGCAGGTAGCTTCCTAAAGACAAGCAAAGGGGATTTCATCTTCATACGTCGGTCCAGTCTGGAGGATTATGTACTGTTTATGAAGAGGGGGCCAGCCATCACCTACCCTAAG GATGCAGCGACGATGCTGATGATGATGGATATCACAGAGGGAGACTACGTGTTGGAGTCAGGATCTGGATCCGGGGCCATGTCTCTGTTCCTGTCCAGAGCAG TTGGCAGTAAGGGCAGCGTGCTGAGTGTGGAGGTCAGGGAGGACCACCACAAGATAGCCATGTTTAACTACAAGCGCTGGAGGAAAGCGTGGAGTCTTCGGCGAGGAGACGAGTGGCCCGACAACGTCCACTTTCACAACACTGACCTCCGAACTGAGTCCTCGCTCCTCACTGCTCGGGGGTTCAACGCG GTTGCTCTCGACATGGTCAACCCTCACCTGGTTTTACCCACAGTGTTTCCACATCTGCACAATGGAGCTGTGTGTGCCGTCTACATCGCCAAGTGT TATCACACAGGTTATGGAACTGCTGGAAGGCATTCGATGGTTGGCGCTCCCTTTGCTGTGTGA
- the trmt61b gene encoding tRNA (adenine(58)-N(1))-methyltransferase, mitochondrial isoform X2 has product MAAQMPFSGLLFMHKLVRISTFSQRHLSRHILHESRRVTRAFSTASVNCNENKGDISDSSVPSTKLTSRQELLSRRRRPLSPLERISSLLPQDALSDEVMQLREQTEQEDTNTQVVSDTQEEGGHAEVPKEDDQETQHASDAAMETKTPDTQLNSAEKSLSPTPPGERLLEFGELLVAEYHKKGRVEFRKMFKLQPGTRLMSSWGIIMHKDIAGLPAGSFLKTSKGDFIFIRRSSLEDYVLFMKRGPAITYPKDAATMLMMMDITEGDYVLESGSGSGAMSLFLSRAVGSKGSVLSVEVREDHHKIAMFNYKRWRKAWSLRRGDEWPDNVHFHNTDLRTESSLLTARGFNAVALDMVNPHLVLPTVFPHLHNGAVCAVYIANITQVMELLEGIRWLALPLLCERIIEVPIRYWVVAPALKKDGNYCVRKAPILNKDQREEEEEEEEDSEEMTKEKHPAFGSIPYIARPHPEQLSHTAFLVQLRKCVR; this is encoded by the exons ATGGCTGCGCAGATGCCCTTTTCTGGACTCCTGTTTATGCACAAACTGGTAAGAATTAGCACATTCAGTCAAAGACACCTCAGTAGGCACATACTCCATGAATCTAGGAGGGTGACAAGAGCTTTTTCAACTGCTTCTGTGAACTGTAACGAGAATAAGGGAGACATCTCGGACTCATCAGTCCCAAGCACCAAGCTGACCTCCAGGCAAGAACTGCTGTCTAGAAGGAGGCGACCCCTGTCCCCCCTGGAGAGGATCAGCAGCCTGCTGCCCCAGGATGCCCTGAGTGACGAGGTGATGCAGCTGAGGGAGCAGACCGAgcaagaagacacaaacaccCAGGTAGTATCAGACACACAAGAGGAAGGAGGACATGCAGAAGTCCCAAAAGAGGACGATCAAGAGACCCAGCATGCATCAGATGCAGCAATGGAGACAAAAACTCCAGACACTCAGTTAAACTCAGCTGAAAAAAGTTTATCCCCCACTCCTCCTGGGGAGCGTTTGCTTGAGTTCGGGGAGCTGCTTGTCGCTGAGTATCATAAGAAGGGCCGGGTGGAGTTCAGGAAGATGTTTAAGCTTCAGCCAGGGACTCGTCTTATGAGCAGCTGGGGGATTATTATGCACAAGGATATAGCCGGGCTGCCTGCAGGTAGCTTCCTAAAGACAAGCAAAGGGGATTTCATCTTCATACGTCGGTCCAGTCTGGAGGATTATGTACTGTTTATGAAGAGGGGGCCAGCCATCACCTACCCTAAG GATGCAGCGACGATGCTGATGATGATGGATATCACAGAGGGAGACTACGTGTTGGAGTCAGGATCTGGATCCGGGGCCATGTCTCTGTTCCTGTCCAGAGCAG TTGGCAGTAAGGGCAGCGTGCTGAGTGTGGAGGTCAGGGAGGACCACCACAAGATAGCCATGTTTAACTACAAGCGCTGGAGGAAAGCGTGGAGTCTTCGGCGAGGAGACGAGTGGCCCGACAACGTCCACTTTCACAACACTGACCTCCGAACTGAGTCCTCGCTCCTCACTGCTCGGGGGTTCAACGCG GTTGCTCTCGACATGGTCAACCCTCACCTGGTTTTACCCACAGTGTTTCCACATCTGCACAATGGAGCTGTGTGTGCCGTCTACATCGCCAA TATCACACAGGTTATGGAACTGCTGGAAGGCATTCGATGGTTGGCGCTCCCTTTGCTGTGTGAACGCATCATCGAGGTACCCATCAGATATTGGGTGGTGGCTCCGGCCCTCAAGAAAGACGGGAACTACTGCGTGAGGAAAGCCCCAATCTTGAACAAAGAccagagggaagaggaggaagaggaggaagagga ttCAGAAGAGATGACCAAAGAGAAACACCCAGCCTTCGGGAGCATCCCCTACATAGCCAGACCTCATCCTGAGCAGTTAAGCCACACAG